One stretch of Pyrenophora tritici-repentis strain M4 chromosome 4, whole genome shotgun sequence DNA includes these proteins:
- a CDS encoding MYB DNA-binding domain containing protein — MSGYAQAPTSAPQGPGSMLGGPVLPAISELQRRPDPATLPQFRALYAGPHGPAPSHHAPPGTNGSPPSTLKRQASQTPLPDESPAKKQSKWTPEEDNLTIELRGQGMKWDDIAKRLPGRSSISCRLRYQNYLEKRAIWDEEKKNKLARLYARFKDQMWQKVATEMGIPWRSAESMHWQLGEQEMSARANAPVFQLHPSATGTGMSSPSQVPVIPAAAPHGFTPANAAQIMPNPPPMPPQLHQVPPPMPQGPMHSYHHRTDSGSSAGRRRNSSFSRRRADPRSRASVPPQLGQPLPQILPQSEDDLVSGARTAPVPGMQGVKREHEGPSYLEAYQQRRRDEEAAGPPRSEPDSRCHDMRSPDRMSQRSATGSIKSMKREPDEAERTVPSPPQQATPYERSAPTVV; from the exons ATGTCGGGCTACGCCCAGGCGCCCACATCAGCTCCCCAAGGACCCGGATCAATGCTAGGAGGACCTGTCTTGCCCGCCATCTCTGAACTCCAACGACGACCTGACCCAGCTACTCTACCACAGTTCCGTGCCCTCTACGCCGGCCCACATGGACCAGCACCGAGCCACCACGCCCCACCTGGAACCAATGGCTCTCCCCCATCGACACTGAAACGACAAGCTTCCCAGACACCGCTCCCAGATGAATCTCCAGCCAAGAAACAGTCCAAATGGACGCCAGAAGAGGACAATCTGACGATTGAACTGCGGGGTCAGGGAATGAAGTGGGACGACATTGCGAAACGCCTACCTGGAAGGAGCTCCATCTCGTGCCGTCTGCGATACCAAAATTACCTCGAGAAGCGCGCCATTTGggacgaagagaagaagaacaagctTGCAAGACTCTACGCTCG ATTCAAGGACCAAATGTGGCAGAAGGTTGCTACTGAGATGGGTATTCCCTGGAGATCGGCCGAGTCGATGCACTGGCAGCTGGGAGAGCAGGAGATGAGCGCACGCGCCAATGCGCCGGTGTTTCAGCTTCACCCATCTGCAACGGGCACAGGCATGAGCTCACCGTCGCAAGTGCCTGTAATTCCTGCTGCTGCTCCGCATGGCTTTACACCTGCAAATGCTGCTCAAATAATGCCAAACCCGCCGCCGATGCCACCGCAGCTCCATCAGGTTCCTCCACCGATGCCTCAGGGCCCGATGCATAGCTACCACCACCGCACAGACAGTGGTTCCAGTGCAGGACGGAGGAGAAACAGCTCATTCAGTCGTAGACGCGCGGACCCCCGATCACGAGCAAGCGTTCCTCCCCAGCTTGGCCAACCGCTCCCTCAGATTCTCCCACAGTCGGAAGATGACTTGGTGAGCGGGGCTCGGACAGCGCCTGTACCTGGCATGCAGGGTGTCAAGAGAGAGCACGAGGGTCCGAGCTACTTGGAGGCGTACCAGCAAAGGCGGCGGGATGAAGAGGCTGCAGGCCCGCCCCGGTCGGAACCGGATTCTAGATGCCATGACATGAGGAGCCCAGACCGCATGTCACAACGCAGTGCGACGGGAAGCATCAAGAGCATGAAACGGGAGCCTGACGAAGCCGAGCGAACAGTGCCTTCGCCGCCCCAACAGGCCACGCCATACGAGCGCTCGGCACCAACGGTCGTATAG
- a CDS encoding AIR1, Arginine methyltransferase-interacting protein, contains RING Zn-finger produces MDYQAPAAGAGGRGCYNCGDSSHRAAECPTKGTPTCYNCGEKGHVSRECTSPQAEKTCYRCGGTGHISRECTKDGGAPMGGRGGGSQECYKCGQVGHIARNCSQGGGYSAGSRGGYGGGAAGGYGGARQTTCYSCGGFGHMSRDCTQGQKCYNCGEVGHLSRDCPQETSSERVCYRCKQPGHVQSACTN; encoded by the exons ATGGATTACCAAGCACCTGCTGCTGGCGCCGGTGGCCGTGGCTGCTACAACT GCGGAGACTCTTCTCACCGCGCTGCCGAGTGCCCCACCAAGGGTACCCCAACTTGCTACAACTGCGGCGAGAAGGGCCACGTTAGCCGTGAATGCACTTCTCCCCAGGCAGAGAAGACCTGCTACCGCTGCGGTGGTACTGGCCACATCTCCCGCGAGTGCACCAAGGACGGCGGTGCCCCCATGGGCGGCCGTGGCGGTGGTAGCCAAGAGTGCTACAAGTGCGGCCAGGTCGGACACATTGCCCGCAACTGCTCGCAGGGCGGTGGATACAGCGCCGGCAGTCGTGGAGGATACGGTGGCGGTGCTGCCGGTGGCTACGGCGGTGCTCGCCAGACCACTTGCTACTCCTGCGGTGGTTTCGGTCACATGAGCCGTGACTGCACCCAGGGCCAAAAGTGCTACAACT GCGGTGAGGTCGGCCATTTGTCCCGTGACTGCCCCCAGGAGACTTCTTCGGAGCGCGTCTGCTACCGCTGCAAGCAGCCTGGCCACGTCCAGAGCGCCTGCACCAACTAG
- a CDS encoding CDA1, xylanase-chitin deacetylase: MRFTALHAAALAVPLVVAHGHGNYHTPRIMGLRNRLVMDARAAHVVPPKNVLQARQGGAAGRCGPDHGNVSCNGGYCCSPDGWCGKGPDFCMAPDCLFNFGPGCDANQIPSGGSTAEVTRPQLGNQMYGGEGIYACTVPKKIAITYDDGPFIYTNDVLDQFAAYGAKATFFVTGININKGAIDDESKAWPSIIRRMDAEGHQVASHTWSHQDLSVITREQRYDQMIRNEMAIGNILGKFPAYMRPPYSSCTPESGCPQDLADLGYVVSYFDLDTDDYNNITPDKIQNAKDRVSGAIDPSNPEQDSFQTISHDIHEQTAQNLTGYMLETMTRKGYKLVTLGECLGEPKENWYRT, translated from the exons ATGCGCTTCACTGCGTTACACGCTGCGGCCCTGGCAGTACCCCTTGTTGTTGCCCATGGACATGGCAACTATCATACTCCGAGAATCATGGGACTAAGGAACAGACTAGTCATGGACGCACGTGCTGCCCATGTCGTGCCGCCTAAGAATGTGTTGCAAGCACGTCAAGGCGGTGCCGCAGGTCGTTGCGGACCTGACCATGGAAATGTAAGCTGTAATGGGGGTTACTGCTGCTCTCCTGATGGATGGTGTGGGAAAGGAC CGGACTTTTGCATGGCACCTGACTGTCTCTTCAACTTTGGCCCAGGATGTGATGCCAATCAAATCCCTTCTGGGGGTAGCACTGCCGAAGTCACTCGACCTCAGCTCGGCAACCAAATGTACGGTGGAGAGGGAATCTATGCTTGCACTGTCCCGAAAAAAATCGCTATAACCTATGATGACGGCCCATTCATCTACACAAACGACGTGCTGGATCAATTCGCTGCATATGGCGCAAAAGCCACGTTCTTCGTCACCGgcatcaacatcaacaagGGTGCTATCGATGACGAAAGCAAAGCATGGCCGTCCATAATCAGGCGTATGGATGCAGAAGGACATCAGGTCGCAAGTCATACATGGTCCCATCAAGACCTTAGCGTCATTACTCGGGAGCAGCGTTACGACCAAATGATCAGGAACGAG ATGGCGATTGGCAACATTCTAGGAAAATTTCCCGCTTACATGAGGCCGCCGTACAGCTCATGCACGCCTGAATCAGGATGCCCACAAGATCTGGCAGACCTTGGATATGTTGTATCTTACTTCGACCTAGATACTGACG ACTACAACAACATAACGCCGGATAAGATCCAAAACGCCAAAGACCGTGTCAGCGGAGCGATAGACCCTAGCAATCCAGAGCAAGACAGCTTCCAAACCATCTCACACGACATTCACGAGCAAACTGCGCAAAACCTGACTGGCTATATGCTCGAAACGATGACAAGGAAGGGCTACAAGTTGGTCACTTTGGGCGAGTGCTTGGGCGAACCGAAAGAAAACTGGTACCG CACCTAG